The following is a genomic window from Pedobacter sp. KBS0701.
ATTATCGGCATCGTTTCCATTAGCTGCTCTAGGCATTTTACCTACGGCTATTCTGGCTGATATCGCCCAAAGAGATACTTTAGAAACAGGTGAAAACCACGAAGGAATGTTTTTTGCTGTCAAATACCTTTTTGTAAAACTCGGACAAACCCTGGGTATTGCCATTTTCGCCATGCTTACCATTTACGGCAAAGATCCGGGCAATGATTATGGATTAAGGTTAAATGGCGTGGTAGGTTTCGGGCTGTGTTTAATCGCGCTTTTGGTTTTCAGCAGATTTAAGGAGGAGAAATAGTTTGGCGTTAAGCGTTTTGAGTTGGGAGTCGATGCAATCTAATAAATATGAATGAATCAATTATACAAAAAGACTTAAGGTTAAGGTATAAATCATTTTTAATTACCGAAAAAGGACTTCAGGTAAAACATAAGAGCCTGCTCCGTTCGGGAGAGTACCTATTAGCATACGAAAATGTTGGCACAAGAATTTATAAAGATAACAAGGGCATTTATGGACTGCTATTTTCATCAACATTACTGGGCTTGGTTTCCGTATTATTATACTTGTTAAGACATACTGGAGAAGGCGTTGATAGCTCAGTATACTTGTTCTATTTTGGAATATCGCTGATACTCTTTATTTTGTTTTTACTCACTTATAAACGGACCTTTTATTTAGTGAAATATGGCAATGTAGAAGCTATCGAATTTTTACAGAACAAACCATCCAAAGCAGAAGTTAACGCTTTTATTGAGGTGCTAAAAGTAACAAGGAATACATTTTTACTTAATAAATATGGGCAAATAAATTTCAGTTGTACCCTTGAAGAAAACTACCAGAACCTGGTGTGGTTAGCCAACAATGAAGTGATCAACAACATAGAATTTAATCTTATGGCAGATAAGCTAAATCAAGAAATGCAACAACAGCAGCCACGAAAAATGACTTTTGATTTTAGCCTGAATTAAAGATTAATTAAGTAAAAATACATGAATGGGCATACCAGTATTTAATACCATTACTCCACCCATGTATTTTATTTATATCAGTATCCTAATATCCCGGACTCTGTTTGAGTGTGCCTTTACTTCTATCAATCTGATCCTGAGGTAAAGGAAAATAATCGTCCCTGGCTTCGATGGTGATGCCTTTTAAGTAATTAAAGTATCCGCCTTCAAAAGCAAAATAGCTCTCAAGGGTTTGTTTGGCTATGCCCCAACGCACAAGATCGAAAAACCGGTGGCCTTCCATTGCCAATTCCAATCTGCGTTCAAAACGTACCGCATTTCTGGCATAAGTATCATTTGGGAACGATACATACTCACTAACTTTGTAAGCCGCAGCCGGCACACCGTTTATATCTCTGGGCGTTATTTTGGCTGCCCTGGCCCTCACTGCGTTTACCAACGTTAAGGCCCTGGCTAAATCGCCTTTTTCTACCGCACATTCTGCCGCCATCAGATAAACATCGCCTAAACGGATCAGATTCACATTTAATCCGGTTACATTGGTGGTACCTGGTGCAGTTCCGCTCGAAATCTGAGCAACATCAATGGTATTCTTAACAGCCAGAAAAGGACCGCCATTACTGGCATCACGAATCCAGGTATCGCCAGGCATTATACCCCAATCCCGATATGGAACACCGCGTCTTCCTATTGTCGATTCAATTCTTGGATCTAAAGGTAAGGTCTTGTCTACAGCATAATTTATTTTATCTGCTTCGGTTAACCCATAATCAGATTTATATGGATTAGTACGGTAGCTGCCATCCAATAGCGGTAACCCTACAGCACTTACTTTAAATGAATTGGCTAAATCTATAGTTGGCTGAAAAAAACCGCAGCAGTTAATAGGTGCATTTCCATAAGGAAAGTTAAGTATATCGCCTACATTGCCATTATCTCCGCCAGTACCATCTGTTCCAACAGAATGCTGAACAGACATAATGGTTTCTGGTCCGTCTTCTTTAGTGATATCAAAGTTATCGGAATAGGGCATATCAATCAGAGATGGTTTTGCCAAAATTACAGCATTCAACAAATCGTAGGCTTCAGGATATTTTTTTTGATATAAAAATACCTTTCCAAGATAAGCCTGAGCAGCATATTTATCTACCCTGCCCTTTTGATTTTTTGGTTTAGTTGTGCTTAAATTGGCAACAGCAAACTGAAGATCATCTACAATATTTGGATAAATATCTTTATCATTCGGAACAAATGTACCGCTTGTGGCTTCTGTAATGTATGGCACAACTTTAAATATCCGTACCAAAAAGAAATAATAGTGCGCCCGAAGTAATCTGGTTTCCCCCTGAATTTCCTTTGCGCGGGCATCGCTAAATTTTGCGGTACCTTGTCCGGCCTGGAGGTTGGCCAGAATTTTAAGGGTATTGTTACAACGTTGGATCCCTTCAAAACACCTGTCCCAAATATTCGATAAATTATCATTTGTACTGGTTGGCGCATGTTGCTCAATGGCATTCATTGGTGGCTGATCGCCAATCTCACTCCCTTTGTGTGCATTATCAGAAGCCACCTCGCCAAACAACCATTGGCTTGGTGCTGCGCCATAATTGCCATAAGTTCCGTTTACATTGCCATTGAGTAACCCATAGGCCCCTACCAGCAAACCTTCTACCCCATCTTGCGTAGTAAGCTGGGCTTCTGTTAATTCGCCTTGAGGCTGAAGCGTTAAAAACTCCTTTTTGCAGGAAAACGTACTGCAAATCAATAAGGAAAGAAGAATATATTTTATATGTTTCATTTTGATATCTTTTAATTAAAATCCAACATTAATACCGATTAAAAACTGACGTGGCGAAGGATAAACGCCTTTATCAACCCCAAGTGCCGAAAAAGTATCGGCAGGAGGACCCGAACTTCCTACAGAAGAAGAAGCATCTCTGGTTTGACTCACCTCCGGATCCAGACCTGTGTAATTGGTAATGGTGAAAAGGTTAGTAGCACTTACATAAACTCTGATTCTGGTAATACCCGATTTTGGCCCGAATGCTTTAGCTGTTGGAATTGAATAACCGATCTGTATATTCTTCAACCTTAAAAAACTACCATCCTGAACATAATAACTTGAAGAAGCCAGTTCAACATCTGATGCACCCACGTAAGCAGATGGGGTAAGGCTTGAAGAATTACTCGGACTCCAGGCGTTTAACAATCTTGTACTTTTAGCACCGGCAAAAGATGGAAAGTCAGTAAAATAGCGGGTCGCCTCAAACAAATCATTGCCTTGAACACCGTATAAGAAAGCGGAAATATCGAAGTTTTTGTAAGATGCATTTAAATTTACACCATAGGTAAAATCTGGATTCGGATTGCCGATAATGGTACGGTCTTTAGGATCGATTATACCATCGCCATTGATATCCTGGTAACGCAAACCGCCAACCCTTGCGCCTGCGTACGAAGGATTATTTTGAATGTCTGCTGTACTTTGATAGATTCCGGCTGTTTTGTATCCAAAGAAAGATCCGAAAGGCTCACCTTCCTGCAAAACACTGGTCTGTAAGCTTCTGTAATTGCCATAAATCTGATTAAAAATACCAGGCGCTAACCTCACAATTTTATTGTCGTTTTTGGAGAGATTTAAACCAATGTCAAATTTAAAAGGGTTATCTGCGCTTCTTCCGTAGTGATAAGCAACATTAAATTCGACCCCTTTATTGCTCATATCACCGATATTAACATAAGGCGAACTACCTAAACCAACTACGCTCGATGGTAATGGCAAATTATAAAGCATATCGGAAGTTTTTTTGTTGTACCAGTCTAATGATCCGTCAATGGCACCGCCAATTAGCGTAAAATCAAGACCAACATTTAAGGCTTTTAACGATTCCCATTTTACATCCGGATTTTGATAAGCATTTTGCCACACACCGGTAGTAAGGCCATTGCCTCCGCCAACAGCATAGGCTGAGTTAACAATAGAACTCTGGTATCTGTTGATGTATTGATATGGAGGTATTCGCTGGTTACCGGTTTGGCCATATCCAACCCTCAATTTTAAATCGCTGATCCATTTAACATCTTTCATAAATTCTTCTTCCGATAACCTCCATGCTGCACTCGCTGCCGGATAATAACCGTACTTGTTTGCAGGGCCGAAGTTAGAAGAACCGTCACGGCGAATGGTAACACTAGCCAGATAACGGTCATGATAAGAATAATCTGCTTTGGCAAATAGCGAGAAAAGGGAGCCAATTGATCCGTAACTCGAATTACTGATATTAGATGAACCTGTATTGAGGTAGTAATAATCCTGACTGCCTAAAATGAAGTAGCCATTTCTTCCGGCATTTAGCTGTCTTGATCGTGATCTGATGGCTTCAGTACCCACTAATACATTTACCCTATGCTTTTCATTAAATACTTTACTATAATTTAAAGTGTTGGTCCAGGTCCATTCGGTATTATACCCCTGATATTCGTTCAGGTTATTCGAATTGTTGCCTTCAGAAAATTCCAGGTTTGGATAACGCATAGATAAACCATTAAAGTTTTCATAACGCAAACCGAAATTGGTTTTTAATACTAATCCTGGAATGATATCGCCCTCCGCATAAACGTTTCCGAAAAAGAAATTACTTTTATTCTTATTGTCTTTTGCGCGATACAGAAAAGCAACAGGATTTTCAGCATTTCCCAGCTGGCTTCCGCGGCTACCGGCAAAATTTCCGGCAATGTCGTAAACCGGAATAATGGTAGGGATCCGGTATGCCCAGCCCAGTGCACTTCCCTGATCCTGATAATCACCAGAAACATTCGGGTTTACACCCAAACCAAAGCCTTCTGAATAGCTGTATTGCGCATTCTCACCAAAGCGAACCCTTTTATTAAATGCTGAAATATTGGTGTTCGATCTAAAATTGAACCGCTTAAATCCGGTGTATTTAATGGTTCCTTTCTGATCCAGATAACCACCAGAGAAAGTATAAGTTGCATTTTCTCCACCTCCTGTAGCGCTAAGCTGATAATTTTGAACAGGCGCGACTTCAGTAATTTCATCAAACCAGTTGGTACCCGCTTTATTTGCTTTTGTAATCTGATAAAAAAGATCAGGATCACGGCTATAGTTGTATTTAGAAGGATCTGCATCAGCAGCAGTAACATCCTGACCAAGGCTTAAACCGGCCACCAAATATTCTGGCAATACAGGAGTTGAACCAGAACCATAATTTTTTCCTGCTGCAACTGGTAGCCCCGCATTGGCATAACCGTCAAATATATACTGTGCATATTGCTGGGGATTCATCATTTCAGGAAAACTATTTTTTCTGGGAACCTGTGTACCATAATAAGAGTCGAGCGTGATTTTGGGTGCACCAACTATCCCTTTTTTAGTGGTGATGATTACCACACCATTATTTGCCCTTGAGCCATAAATAGATGCCGAAGACGCATCTTTCAATACTTGCAGGCTTTCGATATCATTCTGGTTAAGCCATGATAATTTACCTTCAAAAGGAACGCCATCAATAACATAAAGTGGTTCGTTGTTATTAATGGTACTGATTCCCCTGATTCTGATCTGTGGTGTTGAGCCTGGCGCACCGTCGTTTATAATCTGCACACCCGTTGCTTTACCTTGCAAGGCCTCTACCGCACTTGCAGCGGGTTGTGCTTTTAACAGTTCCATGTTAACCACAGCAACGGCACCGGTTAAATCCTTTTTCCGCTGAGAAGAATAACCGGTTACAATCACATCTGTTAAATTGTTATTCTCAGCCTGTAAAATAATAGTGATATTGGTCTGTTTACCCACTGCCACTTCTTTATTCCCGTAGCCAACAAAAGAAATCACCAAAATATCAGTAGGCTTTACATTCAAAGAGAAAGTTCCGTTGGCATCAGTAGTGGTACCTCCGGCGGCATTCTTAATTTTAATTGTGGCTCCAATAACAGGTAATTTGTCATCACTGGCAACAACTTTACCAGTAATTTTTGATTGGGCCATTGCACCAAGGGCAAATAGCATCCCCAAACACAAGAGAAGAAAACTCCTCTTGATACAAAATAGATTTTGTTTCATAGGTTTATAATGATTAGGTTAATAATGCGTACTCATACTTCTGATATCTGATAAACAGACAACATCAGTTTATTGTCTCTGTTAAGATGGTGTATTAATTAACTTGCTTTAAAGGATTTACCACCGCTAAAAGACGGAGGATGCAGGAAGAAGTGATTTCTTCTATTAGGGAGTAGTTTTTTTCTCATAAGTAGGTTGGTTAGGTAAGATTGTTAGTTGCTTTATTTATGATTTACATAGTGGTATTTTACAAATAAATATAAACTAGTGTAAAAAATACACTTATTTAAAATAAATATACATATAAAAAATAATTATACTACAAATTATATATATACAAAATACTAACTAAAAAGATTATGATGTAATATAATAGGCTTACACGCGTAATCAACATAATGATTGAGATTTACATTTATCAAAAAACACATTCTTTATACATTTTTTGTATCTTTGCACCTGAAGCAGGAATAAGGGCTTGCCATTCTGAATGGCATATTCTCTCCGCAAGTTAGTCCTTCAACAAATGATTGTTCTAGCTTCTTCGATAAATATTACACAGAAAATACATGTTATTCAAAGAATTAAACCTCATTGAGCCCATTTTAAAGGCCCTTGAGACCGAAGGTTATACACAACCAACACCAATACAGGAGCAATCCATTCCAACAATATTAAAAGGCAAAGATTTATTAGGTTGCGCACAAACAGGTACCGGAAAAACTGCTGCCTTTGCTATTCCGATGTTGCAGTTATTGCACGAAAAACACATCAACACCAAAGCAACTAAAAACATAAAGGCTTTAGTTTTAACGCCTACACGCGAGCTTGCCATTCAGATTGAAGAAAGCTTTAAAGCTTATGGCCGCCACTTAAACTTACGTCATCTGGTAATTTTTGGGGGTGTAAACCAACACTCGCAGGTCGAAGCCCTAAGAAAAGGCGTTGATATTTTAGTGGCAACACCTGGCCGTTTATTAGACTTAATGAACCAGGGATTCATTAGCTTAAATACCATTGAACTTTTCGTACTGGATGAGGCTGATCGGATGCTCGATATGGGCTTTATTCACGATGTGAAAAAAGTAGTAGCTAAATTACCAGCTAAACGTCAGACTTTATTTTTCTCGGCAACCATGCCAGATGAAATCCAGAAGTTGGCGAATACGATTTTATCTAGTCCGACAAAAGTAGAGGTCACCCCTATTTCTTCTACTGCCGAAACAATTGTTCAGTCGGTGTATTTTGTAGACAAACCTGATAAAAAGAAATTATTGATCCATCTTCTTGAAGATAAAAAGATCGAAACTGCTTTGGTTTTTACCCGTACCAAACATGGTGCAGACCGTATTGTTAAGGATTTGGCTCATGCTGGTATTAAAGCTGCTGCTATCCACGGTAATAAATCGCAAAATGCCCGTCAAAGGGCATTAACTGATTTTAAAGATAGAAAAATCCGTGTTTTGGTAGCGACTGATATTGCTGCACGTGGTATTGATATTGATCAGTTATCACATGTTTTCAATTTTGAGTTACCAAACATTCCTGAATCTTACGTTCACAGAATTGGCCGTACCGGTCGTGCTGGTGCAAACGGTATTGCGATTTCTTTCTGTGATGCAGAGGAAAACGAATACTTATTGGATATCCAGAAACTGATCAAAATTACGTTGCCAGTAGTTGACGACCACCCTTACCCGTTAAGCTGGGAAAGTATGTTAGCCAAAAATCAGGTTAAACGCAAACCACAAGCCCAATCTAAAGGCGGCGGCGGTGCTAAAAAAAGTGGTGATGGCAATATGAGTGGTAAGCCACGTAATGCCAGCAACAACAGGAGATTTGGTGGAAACAGAAAAAGAGGAGATAGATAGGCTTTTGAGGTGGAAGGCTGAAGGTTTAATTTATATTTAGCAACAAAATCCTGAACGATACATAGCTGAATAGGTATATTATTTACAAATTAATATCAGTGCAATCGTCATTTCGAGCACAGCCGAGAACCACGAAGTGCTCAGCGAAGCTAAATCTGCTAAGGAGATCTCTCCATTTCACTGCGTTTCAGTCGAGATGACGACCTTTCTATTGGGACCTGTCCCAAAGAAATAAAAAACCCGGATTACGAAACGTAGTCCGGGTTTTGTTTTTTATCGCTTTAGTCTAATCTGATAATCAATGAATTAAAACGCCGCGTCATTCCCAACTTGATTGGGAATCGCAATCCGATAGCTTTAAGATTCCCGCCTGCGCGGGAATGACGGAACTTTTTATATTTCTAGCTTAGGCAAGCGCAAGGAAAACCCTCCACCCTATTACCTTCCGCCTTCTACCTCTCTAAACCACCACGTTAATAATCTTTCCTTTAACGAAAATGATCTTTTTGGTTGGTTTCCCATCTAAGAATTTCAGGAATTGCTCATCAGCCAATAAAATACTTTCTACTTCTGGTTGGGCTAAAGTTAAGCTCAAATTCAGGTTCATTTTCATTTTACCGTTGATGGAAACCGGGTAAGCAAACTCATCTTCTACCAGATACTCAGGCTTAAATGTTGGGAAAGCAGTATAGGATAAAGTTCCAGCCTCGTTACCTAACAATACCCAAAGTTCTTCACAGATATGTGGCGCATAAGGCGAAAGAATAATCACCATATCTTCCAAAATCTGACGGTTTTTACATTTAAGATCCGTTAATTCATTTACCGCAATCATGAAACTTGATACAGAAGTATTGAAAGAAAAACGTTCGATATCATCCTGTACTTTTTTAATGATTTTATGCAGCGATTTCAGCTCCGCTTTGGTAGGTACATTATCATTTACATGGAAAGTCCAGTCTTCGTTGTGGAACAAACGCCAGAATTTACGCAAGAACTTAAATACCCCTTCAATGCCATTGGTATTCCAGGGTTTACTTTGCTCTAACGGACCTAAGAACATTTCGTACATGCGCAAAGTATCGGCTCCGTAACGTTCAATCAAATCATCAGGATTAACCACATTGAATTTTGATTTCGACATTTTTTCTACCTCAACACCACAAATGTATTTTCCACCCTCAAGAATAAATTCTGCATTGGCATATTCCTCTCTCCAGGCTTTAAATTTCGTCAGATCTAACGCATCGTTTTCAACAATGTTTACATCAACATGTAAAGCTGAAGTTTTATATTCTTTTCTTAAACCGGCAGAAACATAAGTATTGGTAGGTTTTCCGTTCTCGTCGTTAATACGATAAACAAAATTACTCCTACCCTGAATCATCCCCTGGTTAATCAGTTTTTTAAAAGGCTCTTCTTCCTTGGTATAACCTAAATCTTTCAAAAATTTATTCCAGAAACGGCTGTACAATAAGTGACCAGTTGCATGTTCAGAACCACCGATATACAAATCGACAGCCTTCCAATACTCAACTGCTTCTTTCGAAGCAAATTCTGCGTCATTATTGGCATCCATATACCGGTACCAGTACCAGCTGCTTCCTGCCCAACCCGGCATGGTGCTTAATTCATAGTGCCCGCCATCTTTTGGCAACCAGTTTTCGGCCCTGGCCAATGGTGGCTCACCTGTTTCGGTCGGTAAATATTTATCAATTTCCGGAAGCAACAAAGGCAATTCTTCTTCATTTACCAAATATGGTAACCCATCTTTAAAGTAAACAGGAATCGGTTCACCCCAATAACGCTGTCGACCGAAAATCGCATCGCGTTGACGGAAATTCACTTTGGCTTTTCCAACTTTTTCAACTTCTAACCAGTTATTCAAGAATGCTACAGCTTCTTTATAAGTCAACCCGTTAATAAAACCAGAGTTGATATATTTCCCTTCTTTGGTCGGATCTGCCTGCACATCAATATCTTTTTGCCCGTCCAAAATCTGGATAATCGGTAAATTAAAGTGTTTAGCAAATAACCAATCGCGTTGATCGCCACTTGGCACACCCATTACCGCACCTGTTCCATAACCAGCCAATACGTAATCAGCAATCCATAATTGAACGCGCTCACCACTTACCGGATTTATGACATAAGTACCTGTGAAAGCACCGGATACGGTTTTGGTATCAGCCATACGGTCTAATTCCGATTTCTTTTTCGTTAAAGCGATATAATTTGCAATGTCCTCTTTTTGTTCGGGAGTCGTCAATTTTGCAACCCATTCGTGTTCCGGAGCCAATACTAGATACGAAACACCAAAAATGGTATCTACGCGCGTGGTAAACACTTCAATCTGTTTATCTTTTCCTTCTACCTGAAATTTAACAGATGCTCCCACACTTTTGCCTATCCAGTTGCGCTGCATTTCTTTAATTGGCTCTGGCCAGTCAATCGTATCTAAACCTTGCAAAAGCCGGTCTGAATAAGCAGTAATCCGCATACTCCACTGCATCATTTTCTTTTGCTCAACCGGGAAACCGCCACGCTCTGAAAAACCGTCTTTTACTTCATCATTTGCTAAAACGGTACCTAAAGCTGCACACCAGTTTACAGTACTTTCGCGAAGATAAGTTAAACGGTATTTTAACAATTCGATCTGTTTCTCTTCATCAGTAAAAGTTGCCCAGTCGCTTGGCAGAAATTCTTTTGTATCTTCGTCACAAACCGATTTTACATAAGCAGTACCCGATGCGTTGAATTTTTCAATCAAGGTGGTAATATCTTCTGCCCTGTCGTTCTCAATATTATACCACGAGTTGAACAACTGCATAAAAATCCACTGCGTCCATTTGTAATAAGACGGCTCGCTGGTACGTACTTCCCTGCTCCAATCAAAAGAAAAACCGATCTGATCCAACTGTCGGCGGTAAGTTGCAATGTTTGCTTCAGTAGTAATGGCCGGATGTTGTCCGGTCTGTATCGCATATTGCTCCGCTGGTAATCCGAAAGAATCGTATCCCATCGGGTGCAATACGTTAAAACCTTTAAGGCGTTTGTATCTCGAAAAAATATCTGATGCAATGTAACCCAGTGGGTGACCAACGTGTAAGCCTGCTCCTGATGGATAAGGAAACATATCTAACACATAGTATTTTGGTTTTTCAGAATTGCTTTCGGCCTTAAATGTTTGATGATCTGCCCAGAATTTCTGCCACTTCCGTTCTATTTCTTTGAATTGGTAATCCATTGCAAGTTTTAATTTTTTAAAGGGGCGAAAATACGGAAATTAAGGGGCTTAAAAAAGGAGATTCATGATATTATTTTGCCAGCAGAAATGCAGAATAAGAAGAAGTTAAGAGTAAAACCCCGGCACCTTTTGTGTAGTCAGATGTTACGATCTGACTATCGGTTACTTAAAATAATGAAATATCTAGAATATGTGTTTTTAGTGTCAGTTGGTAACAACTGACACCACGAAAATAAAATGAAGCTTATGCGATTCAGTGTCAATTGGTAACAACCGACACCATGGCTATAATATACCTTCGCAAAAAAAATATGCCATTGATCTAAAAACCAATGGCAAAGCAAATAATCGGGGGATTAAGATTTTATCTTGATAAATAATATACTTTAGTAATGTTTGTTTTATCAATTTTAGCAGTAAACTCTAATTTGTTTGCAGTAAGACTGTTTATTTTACAATAATTAAGACCATCATTAATACTCATACTAAACTGATCAGAATAAATGATCACATACTCACCAATTGCCCTGTTTCCAGATAAACTTATCTCCACCTGGTCATCATTATTTGATTTATAATCAATATAATCAGTGGTTTTGCCATAATTAACGTCTCCATTAAGTTTTTGGTCAGTATAACCTGTGGTCACAATCCTATTTAAAGTCCAACGGCCCATCATTTGAGCTTTTAAAGAAGTAGTATCTTTTTTGCATGAAATAATGGTTGAGGTAAGAAGCATTAATAAACTTAGAATTGTAATTTGTCTTTTCATAGTTAAATTTAGTTTTAAGATATCCATAATTAACGCCGTTTTAGCAAATTTCGTACCGGCATTCGAAAAAGAATCAGATTTGCCATGGAATTTAATCTTCAAACTAAAAGCTAATCGCATACGTTAGTATTCATTTAACAATCATTAATTGGTGTTTATCAGGTATAATTTATATTTTCGCAGAAACAAAAATGAAATACATGGAAGAATTCGAAGTGAGTGATGCATCTAAGAAAACCAAAACCGTTTATATCTCTACTATAATCAGTATTGCATTGGTTTTATTGATGCTGGGGCTACTTGGTTTAGTACTTGTACATGCCAAAAACCTGTCTAACTACGTTAAAGAAAACATCGTTTTGAACATTATTGTTGATGAAGGTGCAAAAGAAGCGGATGTTTTGGCTTTCCAAAAAGAGTTAAATGCTAACCCGGCGGTAAAGCAAACTCAATATGTAAATAAAGAACTTGCAGCCAGAAATTTAACACAGGATTTAGGTGAAGATTTCGTTAACTTCCTAGGCTACAACCCACTAACATCTACCTTTGATGTGTATTTAAAAGCAGAATATGCAAACAATAAAAGTATAGATGCCTTAAAAACAAGTATTTCTAAGAATCCTGTAGTTAAAGAAGTGGTTTACCAAAGTTCTTTAATTGATATGGTAAACAAAAATATCAATACTATTGGTTTAATTATTTTAGCATTCGCAGCGTTGCTATTAATCATTTCTATCGCACTGATTAACAACACGATAAGACTAGCAATCTATTCACAGCGCTTTTTAATTAAAAGTATGCAGCTGGTTGGTGCAACGAAAAATTTTATTCGACGTCCTTTCTTATTGTATGCTGCTTTGCACGGCCTGATTGCGGCATTTATTGCCATCATTATTTTATT
Proteins encoded in this region:
- a CDS encoding RagB/SusD family nutrient uptake outer membrane protein, which codes for MKHIKYILLSLLICSTFSCKKEFLTLQPQGELTEAQLTTQDGVEGLLVGAYGLLNGNVNGTYGNYGAAPSQWLFGEVASDNAHKGSEIGDQPPMNAIEQHAPTSTNDNLSNIWDRCFEGIQRCNNTLKILANLQAGQGTAKFSDARAKEIQGETRLLRAHYYFFLVRIFKVVPYITEATSGTFVPNDKDIYPNIVDDLQFAVANLSTTKPKNQKGRVDKYAAQAYLGKVFLYQKKYPEAYDLLNAVILAKPSLIDMPYSDNFDITKEDGPETIMSVQHSVGTDGTGGDNGNVGDILNFPYGNAPINCCGFFQPTIDLANSFKVSAVGLPLLDGSYRTNPYKSDYGLTEADKINYAVDKTLPLDPRIESTIGRRGVPYRDWGIMPGDTWIRDASNGGPFLAVKNTIDVAQISSGTAPGTTNVTGLNVNLIRLGDVYLMAAECAVEKGDLARALTLVNAVRARAAKITPRDINGVPAAAYKVSEYVSFPNDTYARNAVRFERRLELAMEGHRFFDLVRWGIAKQTLESYFAFEGGYFNYLKGITIEARDDYFPLPQDQIDRSKGTLKQSPGY
- a CDS encoding TonB-dependent receptor, producing MKQNLFCIKRSFLLLCLGMLFALGAMAQSKITGKVVASDDKLPVIGATIKIKNAAGGTTTDANGTFSLNVKPTDILVISFVGYGNKEVAVGKQTNITIILQAENNNLTDVIVTGYSSQRKKDLTGAVAVVNMELLKAQPAASAVEALQGKATGVQIINDGAPGSTPQIRIRGISTINNNEPLYVIDGVPFEGKLSWLNQNDIESLQVLKDASSASIYGSRANNGVVIITTKKGIVGAPKITLDSYYGTQVPRKNSFPEMMNPQQYAQYIFDGYANAGLPVAAGKNYGSGSTPVLPEYLVAGLSLGQDVTAADADPSKYNYSRDPDLFYQITKANKAGTNWFDEITEVAPVQNYQLSATGGGENATYTFSGGYLDQKGTIKYTGFKRFNFRSNTNISAFNKRVRFGENAQYSYSEGFGLGVNPNVSGDYQDQGSALGWAYRIPTIIPVYDIAGNFAGSRGSQLGNAENPVAFLYRAKDNKNKSNFFFGNVYAEGDIIPGLVLKTNFGLRYENFNGLSMRYPNLEFSEGNNSNNLNEYQGYNTEWTWTNTLNYSKVFNEKHRVNVLVGTEAIRSRSRQLNAGRNGYFILGSQDYYYLNTGSSNISNSSYGSIGSLFSLFAKADYSYHDRYLASVTIRRDGSSNFGPANKYGYYPAASAAWRLSEEEFMKDVKWISDLKLRVGYGQTGNQRIPPYQYINRYQSSIVNSAYAVGGGNGLTTGVWQNAYQNPDVKWESLKALNVGLDFTLIGGAIDGSLDWYNKKTSDMLYNLPLPSSVVGLGSSPYVNIGDMSNKGVEFNVAYHYGRSADNPFKFDIGLNLSKNDNKIVRLAPGIFNQIYGNYRSLQTSVLQEGEPFGSFFGYKTAGIYQSTADIQNNPSYAGARVGGLRYQDINGDGIIDPKDRTIIGNPNPDFTYGVNLNASYKNFDISAFLYGVQGNDLFEATRYFTDFPSFAGAKSTRLLNAWSPSNSSSLTPSAYVGASDVELASSSYYVQDGSFLRLKNIQIGYSIPTAKAFGPKSGITRIRVYVSATNLFTITNYTGLDPEVSQTRDASSSVGSSGPPADTFSALGVDKGVYPSPRQFLIGINVGF
- a CDS encoding DEAD/DEAH box helicase — translated: MLFKELNLIEPILKALETEGYTQPTPIQEQSIPTILKGKDLLGCAQTGTGKTAAFAIPMLQLLHEKHINTKATKNIKALVLTPTRELAIQIEESFKAYGRHLNLRHLVIFGGVNQHSQVEALRKGVDILVATPGRLLDLMNQGFISLNTIELFVLDEADRMLDMGFIHDVKKVVAKLPAKRQTLFFSATMPDEIQKLANTILSSPTKVEVTPISSTAETIVQSVYFVDKPDKKKLLIHLLEDKKIETALVFTRTKHGADRIVKDLAHAGIKAAAIHGNKSQNARQRALTDFKDRKIRVLVATDIAARGIDIDQLSHVFNFELPNIPESYVHRIGRTGRAGANGIAISFCDAEENEYLLDIQKLIKITLPVVDDHPYPLSWESMLAKNQVKRKPQAQSKGGGGAKKSGDGNMSGKPRNASNNRRFGGNRKRGDR
- the leuS gene encoding leucine--tRNA ligase, whose translation is MDYQFKEIERKWQKFWADHQTFKAESNSEKPKYYVLDMFPYPSGAGLHVGHPLGYIASDIFSRYKRLKGFNVLHPMGYDSFGLPAEQYAIQTGQHPAITTEANIATYRRQLDQIGFSFDWSREVRTSEPSYYKWTQWIFMQLFNSWYNIENDRAEDITTLIEKFNASGTAYVKSVCDEDTKEFLPSDWATFTDEEKQIELLKYRLTYLRESTVNWCAALGTVLANDEVKDGFSERGGFPVEQKKMMQWSMRITAYSDRLLQGLDTIDWPEPIKEMQRNWIGKSVGASVKFQVEGKDKQIEVFTTRVDTIFGVSYLVLAPEHEWVAKLTTPEQKEDIANYIALTKKKSELDRMADTKTVSGAFTGTYVINPVSGERVQLWIADYVLAGYGTGAVMGVPSGDQRDWLFAKHFNLPIIQILDGQKDIDVQADPTKEGKYINSGFINGLTYKEAVAFLNNWLEVEKVGKAKVNFRQRDAIFGRQRYWGEPIPVYFKDGLPYLVNEEELPLLLPEIDKYLPTETGEPPLARAENWLPKDGGHYELSTMPGWAGSSWYWYRYMDANNDAEFASKEAVEYWKAVDLYIGGSEHATGHLLYSRFWNKFLKDLGYTKEEEPFKKLINQGMIQGRSNFVYRINDENGKPTNTYVSAGLRKEYKTSALHVDVNIVENDALDLTKFKAWREEYANAEFILEGGKYICGVEVEKMSKSKFNVVNPDDLIERYGADTLRMYEMFLGPLEQSKPWNTNGIEGVFKFLRKFWRLFHNEDWTFHVNDNVPTKAELKSLHKIIKKVQDDIERFSFNTSVSSFMIAVNELTDLKCKNRQILEDMVIILSPYAPHICEELWVLLGNEAGTLSYTAFPTFKPEYLVEDEFAYPVSINGKMKMNLNLSLTLAQPEVESILLADEQFLKFLDGKPTKKIIFVKGKIINVVV